A window of the Lactuca sativa cultivar Salinas chromosome 5, Lsat_Salinas_v11, whole genome shotgun sequence genome harbors these coding sequences:
- the LOC111883577 gene encoding autophagy-related protein 8C-like, whose protein sequence is MAKSSFKLEHPLERRQAEAARIREKYPDRIPVIVEKAERSDIPDIDKKKYLVPADLTVGQFVYVVRKRIKLSAEKAIFIFVKNILPPTAAMMSAIYEENKDEDGFLYMTYSGENTFGLI, encoded by the exons ATGGCCAAAAGTTCATTCAAATTGGAACATCCTCTTG AGAGGCGCCAAGCTGAAGCTGCTCGTATTAGGGAAAAGTATCCTGACAGAATTCCG GTTATTGTAGAGAAAGCTGAACGAAGCGACATACCAGACATTGACAAGAAAAA GTATCTTGTTCCTGCTGATCTCACAGTGGGACAGTTTGTGTATGTGGTTAGAAAGAGGATCAAGCTGAGCGCTGAGAAGGCCATCTTTATCTTTGTGAAGAACATTCTGCCTCCTACTG CTGCAATGATGTCTGCAATCTAtgaagaaaacaaagatgagGATGGATTCCTGTACATGACATACAGTGGGGAGAACACGTTTGGGTTGATCTGA